A genomic region of Arachis hypogaea cultivar Tifrunner chromosome 5, arahy.Tifrunner.gnm2.J5K5, whole genome shotgun sequence contains the following coding sequences:
- the LOC112802195 gene encoding aspartyl protease APCB1, producing the protein MDSDDQSPQIKGVVIISLPPPDNPSLGKTITAFTYTEPQSQSPSLQSQPQHQNFHNNSQSSSDHDNNNEFHSNPSSSPELQFSFRKLFFGTPTKIFTFFSVLLFALFLYGSFSSNTLQELSGLRNNDDHDDGPNSFLFPLFPKIGVHGQKDLRLKVRNFVDTQKENFVVTQRKADVFPKVADSSSVFPISGNIFPDGLYYTYLQVGNPPKRYFLDVDTGSDLTWIQCDAPCRSCAKGAHVPYKPVRSNIVPSVDSICFEVQKNQRNEYQGSLQQQCDYEIQYADHSSSLGVLIRDDVHLLTTNGSKAKLNFVFGCGYDQDGSLLNTLAKTDGIMGLSRAKVSLPFQLASKGLIKNVVGHCLSKDGVGGGYMFLGDDFVPYWGMTWAPMANTDLYQAEILGMNYGYRPLSFDGNSKVGKVIFDSGSSYTYFPKVAYLDLVASLEEVSGLGLVQDESDTTLPICWQANFPIRSVKDVKNVFDTLSLRFGSKWWILSTVFQIPPEGYLIISKKGNVCLAILDGSNVHDGSTIIIGDISLRGYMLVYDNVNKKIGWERAECGMPRRIRKNQNLLTDSML; encoded by the exons ATGGATTCCGATGATCAATCGCCACAAATCAAAGGTGTTGTTATAATCTCCCTTCCACCACCAGATAACCCTTCTTTGGGTAAAACCATCACTGCTTTTACTTACACTGAACCTCAATCGCAATCTCCTTCTCTTCAATCTCAACCCCAACACCAAAATTTTCACAACAATTCTCAATCTAGTAGTGATCATGATAACAATAATGAATTTCATTCTAACCCATCATCAAGTCCCGAGCTTCAATTCTCTTTCAGGAAGCTCTTCTTTGGAACCCCAACAAAGATCTTCACTTTCTTTAGTGTCCTGCTATTTGCTCTTTTTCTGTATGGTTCCTTCTCTTCTAATACACTTCAGGAACTGAGTGGTCTTAGGAACAACGACGATCATGATGATGGCCCAAACTCTTTTCTATTCCCTTTGTTTCCTAAAATTGGGGTTCATGGTCAGAAGGATTTGAGACTCAAAGTGAGGAATTTTGTTGACACGCAAAAAGAGAATTTTGTTGTGACTCAAAGAAAAGCCGATGTATTTCCTAAAGTTGCAGATTCTTCTTCTGTTTTTCCAATCAGTGGCAACATTTTTCCAGATGG GTTATATTACACATATCTACAAGTAGGAAATCCTCCAAAACGTTATTTTCTTGATGTCGATACAGGAAGTGACTTAACTTGGATACAGTGTGATGCTCCATGCAGAAGTTGTGCAAAG GGAGCACATGTACCGTACAAGCCGGTAAGATCCAACATAGTTCCATCTGTGGACTCTATCTGCTTTGAAGTACAGAAAAATCAGAGGAATGAATATCAAGGAAGTCTTCAGCAGCAGTGTGATTATGAGATCCAATATGCAGATCATAGTTCCTCCTTGGGGGTTCTCATTAGAGACGATGTTCATCTTTTGACTACTAATGGATCGAAAGCTAAGTTAAATTTCGTTTTTGG GTGTGGATATGATCAAGATGGCTCACTTCTGAATACGTTGGCAAAAACAGATGGAATCATGGGACTTAGCAGGGCGAAAGTGAGCCTGCCGTTCCAGTTGGCGAGTAAAGGGCTTATTAAGAATGTGGTTGGTCATTGCCTAAGCAAGGATGGAGTTGGTGGTGGATACATGTTCTTAGGTGATGATTTTGTGCCATATTGGGGTATGACTTGGGCTCCTATGGCCAATAC AGATTTATACCAAGCTGAGATTCTTGGGATGAATTACGGGTATAGGCCCCTCAGTTTTGATGGCAACAGCAAAGTAGGAAAGGTGATTTTTGACAGTGGCAGTTCTTATACGTATTTTCCAAAAGTTGCATACTTGGATCTTGTTGCTTCT CTCGAAGAAGTTTCTGGATTGGGACTCGTTCAAGACGAGTCAGATACGACCTTGCCTATTTGCTGGCAAGCTAATTTCCCGATAAG ATCTGTCAAAGATGTCAAGAATGTATTCGATACCTTGAGTCTTCGATTTGGAAGCAAGTGGTGGATTTTGTCGACGGTGTTTCAGATTCCTCCGGAGGGTTACTTGATTATTAGT AAAAAAGGCAATGTATGCTTGGCTATCCTTGATGGTAGCAATGTACATGATGGATCCACCATTATAATTGGAG ACATTTCATTAAGAGGATATATGCTTGTGTATGACAatgtgaataaaaaaattggttGGGAGAGAGCAGAATGTGGCATGCCAAGAAGAATCAGAAAGAATCAGAATCTCTTGACTGATAGCATGCTATAG
- the LOC112802196 gene encoding lysine-specific histone demethylase 1 homolog 1, translating to METTADPPPQLSPPPPPPISDPISPENDVALSPQLNNSSEDQSSSLPKETTPETAVLESPEDSSSSHQHAPPDPNPAAPGPPRKRRRRKKFFTEINGAASIAARNRRNDVAKDCDVEALIAISVGFPVDSLTEEEIEANVVSTVGGSEQTNYIVVRNHILARWRSNVDVWLTRDRALQSIRSEHKGLVDSAYRFLLEHGYINFGIAPPIKEAKLKPFDDFERGTVIVIGAGFAGLVAARQLVFLGFKVAILEGRMRPGGRVKTKKMMGDGVEAAADFGGSVLTGINGNPLGVLARQLGLPLHKVRDLCPLYMPDGRAVDSDIDSRVEVSFNKLLERVCKLRQDMIEEVKSVDVPLGTALEAFRRVYKVCEEQEERMLLNWHLANLEYANATLMSNLSMAYWDQDDPYEMGGDHCFIPGGNEIFVRALAEDLPIFYGRTVECVKYGSDGVIVYASGQEFRGDMVVCTVPLGVLKKGSIEFVPELPQRKKDAIHRLGFGLLNKVAILFPYNFWGGNIDTFGHLTEDLSMRGEFFLFYSYSSVSGGPLLVALVAGDAAIRFEMMSPVESVRRVLDILKDIYNPKGIVVPEPVQAVCTRWGKDHFAYGSYSYVAVGSSGDDYDILAESVGDGRLFFAGEATSKQYPATMHGAFLSGMREAANILRVANRRSLVPVDRTRNTRESDELNKLFMNPDLKFGSFSALFNPEPNDLDSIALLRVKIGEAVMDSGNLYLYAMVSKKQAVELSQVDGDENRMRMLSHNFGVSLVGRKGLSSAAESIIGSIKLSRSNLIKAENGLVHHMNS from the coding sequence ATGGAAACGACGGCGGACCCTCCACCACAGCTATCACCGCCGCCCCCACCACCCATCTCCGACCCCATATCGCCGGAAAACGACGTGGCACTGTCCCCACAGCTCAACAACTCCTCGGAAGACCAATCATCCTCCCTCCCAAAGGAAACGACACCAGAAACCGCCGTTTTGGAATCCCCAGAAGATTCTTCTTCATCTCACCAACACGCCCCACCTGACCCCAACCCCGCGGCTCCCGGTCCTCCCCGCAAGCGCCGCCGTCGCAAGAAATTTTTCACGGAGATCAACGGCGCCGCCTCCATCGCCGCCAGGAACCGCCGTAACGATGTTGCCAAGGACTGCGATGTCGAGGCCCTCATCGCCATCTCCGTCGGTTTCCCCGTCGACTCTCTGACGGAGGAGGAGATCGAGGCCAACGTCGTCTCCACCGTCGGCGGCTCCGAGCAGACCAACTACATCGTCGTCCGAAACCACATCCTCGCACGGTGGCGCTCCAACGTCGACGTGTGGCTCACGCGCGATCGAGCCCTCCAATCTATCCGTTCCGAGCACAAAGGGTTGGTCGATTCCGCGTACCGTTTCCTCCTCGAGCACGGGTACATCAATTTCGGCATCGCGCCACCGATTAAAGAAGCGAAGTTGAAACCTTTCGATGATTTCGAAAGAGGAACGGTGATTGTGATTGGTGCTGGGTTCGCAGGTTTGGTTGCGGCGCGGCAATTGGTGTTTCTAGGGTTTAAAGTTGCGATTTTGGAGGGAAGGATGCGCCCTGGTGGGCGCGTGAAGACAAAGAAGATGATGGGTGATGGAGTTGAGGCTGCAGCGGATTTTGGTGGGAGTGTGCTTACTGGAATCAATGGCAACCCTCTTGGGGTTTTGGCGAGGCAATTGGGTTTGCCTCTTCATAAGGTTAGGGATCTTTGCCCTTTGTATATGCCTGATGGAAGGGCTGTTGATTCTGATATTGATTCTAGGGTTGAAGTTTCATTTAATAAGCTTTTGGAGAGGGTTTGTAAGCTTAGGCAGGATATGATTGAGGAGGTTAAGTCGGTTGATGTGCCGTTAGGGACGGCGCTGGAGGCATTCCGGCGGGTTTATAAGGTTTGTGAGGAACAGGAGGAAAGGATGCTGTTGAATTGGCACCTTGCTAATTTGGAGTATGCTAATGCTACTCTGATGTCGAATTTGTCCATGGCATATTGGGATCAGGACGATCCTTATGAGATGGGTGGTGATCACTGTTTTATCCCCGGAGGGAACGAGATTTTCGTTAGGGCGCTCGCGGAAGATTTACCAATTTTCTATGGGCGGACTGTGGAGTGTGTTAAGTATGGATCTGATGGGGTGATTGTTTATGCCAGCGGGCAGGAATTCCGGGGGGACATGGTGGTTTGCACTGTGCCGTTAGGTGTGCTTAAGAAGGGGTCTATTGAGTTTGTCCCTGAGCTTCCTCAGAGAAAGAAAGATGCAATTCATAGGTTAGGGTTTGGGTTGCTGAACAAGGTTGCTATTCTATTTCCATATAATTTCTGGGGTGGGAACATTGATACGTTTGGTCATTTGACTGAGGACTTGAGTATGAGGGGTGAGTTTTTTCTGTTCTATAGCTACTCTTCTGTGTCCGGAGGCCCACTACTCGTTGCCCTTGTTGCCGGGGATGCTGCAATTAGGTTTGAGATGATGTCACCGGTGGAGTCTGTGAGAAGGGTTTTGGACATTCTGAAGGATATATATAACCCAAAGGGAATTGTTGTTCCGGAACCTGTTCAGGCAGTCTGTACGCGGTGGGGGAAGGATCACTTTGCTTATGGATCTTATTCTTATGTTGCTGTTGGTTCATCAGGAGACGATTATGATATTCTTGCAGAGAGTGTTGGAGATGGGAGACTGTTCTTTGCCGGTGAGGCGACCAGTAAACAATATCCTGCGACAATGCACGGAGCATTTCTTAGTGGAATGAGAGAGGCTGCAAACATTCTGAGGGTCGCAAATAGAAGATCTTTGGTGCCAGTTGACAGAACAAGAAACACCAGAGAGAGTGATGAATTGAACAAATTGTTTATGAACCCTGACCTCAAATTTGGGagcttctctgctttgtttaatCCAGAGCCGAATGATCTTGATTCTATTGCATTACTACGCGTTAAAATTGGAGAAGCGGTCATGGACTCTGGCAATCTTTATCTTTACGCCATGGTTTCGAAGAAGCAAGCCGTTGAGTTGAGTCAGGTGGATGGAGACGAAAACAGGATGAGAATGTTAAGCCACAATTTTGGGGTGAGTTTGGTTGGGAGGAAGGGCTTAAGTAGTGCTGCTGAATCTATTATTGGCAGCATAAAATTATCGAGATCCAATCTTATTAAAGCAGAAAATGGTCTGGTTCACCACATGAATTCTTAG
- the LOC112802198 gene encoding uncharacterized protein → MAAMVDQPLYPIAVLIDELKNEDIQLRLNSIRRLSTIARALGEERTRKELIPFLSENNDDDDEVLLAMAEELGVFVPYVGGVEYANVLLPPLETLCTVEETCVRDKSVESLCRIGAQMKEQHLVEHFIPLVKRLAAGEWFTARVSSCGLFHIAYPSAPEAMKTELRTIYGQLCQDDMPMVRRSAATNLGKFAATVEPAHLKTDIMSVFEDLTHDDQDSVRLLAVEGCAALGKLLELQDCVAHILPVIVNFSQDKSWRVRYMVANQLYELCEAVGPEPTRSELVPAYVRLLRDNEAEVRIAAAGKVTKFSRILSPELAIQHILPCVKELSTDSSQHVRSALASVIMGMAPVLGKDATIEQLLPIFLSLLKDEFPDVRLNIISKLDQVNQVIGIDLLSQSLLPAIVELAEDRHWRVRLAIIEYIPLLASQLGVGFFDDKLGALCMQWLKDKVYSIRDAAANNVKRLAEEFGPEWAMQHIIPQVLDMINDPHYLYRMTILHAISLLAPVLGTEITTSKLLPLVINASKDRVPNIKFNVAKVLQSLIPIVDESVAESTIRPCLVELSEDPDVDVRFFASQALQSNDQVQMSS, encoded by the exons ATGGCGGCTATGGTGGATCAACCTCTGTATCCGATCGCGGTTCTCATCGACGAGCTGAAGAACGAGGACATTCAGCTGAGGCTGAACTCGATCCGGAGGCTCTCGACGATCGCGCGCGCTCTCGGTGAGGAGAGGACCAGGAAGGAGCTGATCCCTTTCCTCAGCGAGAACAATGACGACGACGATGAGGTCCTCCTCGCCATGGCCGAGGAGCTTGGCGTCTTCGTACCCTACGTCGGAGGCGTGGAGTACGCCAACGTCCTGTTGCCACCGTTGGAAACCCTATGCACCGTTGAGGAAACTTGTGTTAGGGACAAATCTGTGGAGTCTCTGTGTAGGATTGGTGCTCAGATGAAGGAACAACACTTGGTTGAGCACTTCATTCCTTTAGTTAAG AGGTTGGCTGCTGGTGAGTGGTTCACAGCACGAGTTTCCTCGTGTGGCTTGTTTCATATTGCTTACCCTAGTGCACCGGAGGCAATGAAAACTGAACTGAGGACAATATATGGTCAGCTGTGTCAAGATGATATGCCAATGGTTAGGAGATCTGCTGCCACAAACCTTGGAAAGTTTGCTGCCACTGTTGAACCTGCTCACTTGAAAACAGATATCATGTCTGTATTTGAGGACCTCACACATGATG ATCAAGATTCAGTTCGGCTACTTGCTGTTGAGGGCTGTGCAGCTCTTGGGAAATTGTTGGAGCTTCAAGATTGTGTTGCACATATTCTTCCTGTGATAGTCAATTTCTCTCAG GATAAGTCATGGCGTGTGCGTTACATGGTTGCTAATCAATTATATGAGCTATGTGAAGCTGTTGGTCCTGAACCCACCAG GTCAGAGTTGGTTCCTGCATATGTGCGCTTACTGCGTGATAATGAGGCTGAAGTACGTATTGCTGCTGCTGGAAAAGTGACTAAATTTTCCCGAATATTAAGTCCTGAACTTGCCATTCAGCATATTCTACCTTGTGTGAAG GAGTTATCGACAGATTCAAGTCAACATGTTCGCTCTGCCTTGGCTTCCGTTATAATGGGAATGGCACCAGTGTTAGGGAAG GATGCAACAATTGAGCaacttcttcctatcttcctttctcttttgaAAGATGAGTTTCCTGATGTTAGGTTAAACATTATTAGCAAGCTTGATCAAGTGAACCAG GTTATCGGTATTGACCTGTTATCTCAATCCCTGTTGCCAGCTATCGTTGAACTCGCTGAGGATCGGCACTGGAGAGTTCGACTTGCAATCATAGAATATATACCCTTACTAGCAAGTCAGCTGGGTGTAGGCTTTTTTGATGATAAGCTTGGAGCTCTTTGCATGCAGTGGCTAAAGGACAAG GTATATTCAATTCGTGATGCAGCTGCTAATAATGTAAAACGCTTAGCAGAAGAATTTGGACCAGAGTGGGCAATGCAGCATATCATTCCCCAG GTTTTGGACATGATTAATGATCCGCATTATCTGTATCGGATGACTATTCTGCATGCTATTTCACTCCTAGCTCCTGTTCTAGGCACAGAAATCACTACTTCAAAACTTCTTCCCCTGGTCATTAATGCATCTAAAGATAG GGTACCCAATATCAAATTCAATGTAGCTAAAGTGTTGCAATCTCTCATTCCAATTGTTGATGAGTCG GTTGCTGAGAGCACCATCCGTCCCTGTTTGGTTGAGCTCAGTGAGGATCCAGATGTTGATGTGAGGTTTTTCGCCTCTCAAGCATTGCAATCTAATGATCAAGTCCAGATGTCCAGCTAG